Genomic window (Streptomyces sp. NBC_00078):
GAGGAGAAGCGCACGATCCTGGTGGAGAACGCGCCCAGTGGCTACCTGAAGATCTCCTCAGGCCTCGGCGAGGCGCCACCCGCGCAGGTGATCGTCCTTCCCGTGCTGTTCGAGGGCAAGGTGCTCGGCATCATCGAGCTGGCTTCCTTCACCCCGTTCACGCAGATCCAGAAGGACTTCCTCAACCAGATCGCCGAGATGATCGCGACCAGCGTCAACACCATCTCCGTCAACACCAAGACGGAGCAGTTGCTGAAGCAGTCGCAGGAGCTGACCGAGCAACTCCGTGAGCGGTCGGCCGAGTTGGAGAACCGGCAGAAGGCCCTCCAGGCGTCCAACGCGGAGCTGGAGGAGAAGGCCGAGCTGCTGGCCCAGCAGAACCGCGACATCGAGGTGAAGAACACCGAGATCGAGGAGGCGCGGCAGGTCCTGGAGGAGCGCGCCGAGCAGCTCGCCGTGTCGATGCGCTACAAGAGCGAGTTCCTCGCCAACATGTCGCACGAGCTGCGTACGCCGCTCAACTCGCTGCTGATCCTCGCCAAGCTGCTCGCCGACAACGCGGACTCCAACCTCACCCCGAAGCAGGTCGAGTTCGCCGAGACCATCCACGGCGCCGGCTCCGACCTGCTCCAGCTGATCAACGACATCCTCGACCTGTCGAAGGTCGAGGCGGGCAAGATGGACGTCTCCCCGACGCGCATCGCGCTCGTCCAGCTCGTCGACTACGTCGAGGCCACATTCCGGCCGCTGACGGCGGAGAAGGGCCTGGACCTGTCCGTACGGGTGTCGCCTGAGCTGCCCGCCACGCTGCACACCGACGAACAACGGCTGCTGCAGGTGCTGCGGAACCTGTTGTCCAACGCGGTGAAGTTCACCGACTCCGGCGCCGTCGAGCTGGTCATCCGGCCCGCGGGCCGGGATGTGCCCATGGCGATCCGGGAGCAACTGCTCGAAGCCGGGTCGATGACCGATCCGAACGCGGATCTGATCGCGTTCTCGGTGACCGACACCGGTATCGGTATCGCCGCCAGCAAGATGCGGGTGATCTTCGAGGCGTTCAAGCAGGCGGACGGCACGACGAGTCGCAAGTACGGCGGTACCGGGCTCGGCCTGTCGATCTCGCGGGAGATCGCGCAGCTGCTCGGCGGTGAGATCTACGCACAGAGCGAGCCGGGGCGTGGATCGACGTTCACGCTGTATTTGCCGCTGCATCCGAGCGAACTGCCGCCGCAGGGCTACCAGCAGGCACTGCCCGCCCTGGCGGCCGGCGACCTGGTGGTCGCCGCGGATCTTGCCCAGCGCGCCGAGGTGGAGATCGAGACGCCGGCCGAGGTGAAGTCGTACCGCGAGACGCAGAACGGCGCCGCGGCGCTCTTCAGGCGCCGCCGCAGGTCCGGACTTGATGTCGTCCACCGTCTGGCGCCTCAGGAGCAGTGGTCGGCCGCGGAGCAGAGCACGGCGCCCGTTCCGCACCGCGGGATCCGCTTCGGCGGCCAGAAGGTGCTGATCGTCGACGACGACATCCGCAACGTGTTCGCGCTGACCAGCGTGCTGGAGCAGCACGGGCTGTCGGTGCTGTACGCCGAGAACGGCCGTGAGGGCATCGAGGTCCTGGAACAGCACGATGACGTCGCCGTCGTCCTGATGGACATCATGATGCCGGAGATGGACGGCTACGCGACGACCACGGCGATCCGCAGGATGCCGCAGTTCGCGGGCCTGCCGATCATCGCGCTGACCGCGAAGGCGATGAAGGGCGACCGGGAGAAGGCGATCGAGTCGGGAGCCTCCGACTACGTGACCAAACCGGTCGATCCCGATCATCTGTTGTCGGTGATGGAGCAGTGGATGCGGGGGGAGTGACGGGAACCATCGACGTTCACGCGGAGTTGCTGACTCAGTGTGGCCGAAACCGTGTAGAAGTACGGGATCCGGGGAACCTTCTGGTCTCCCGCTACGTTTCTGCTATGTGCACAGTGACATCACGGTGACAGGGTGTGGCGACGGGCGGGGTGCGGCTACGATGACCGGCACAAGGACGGGCGGCGAAAGGGAGTCGTCCCCAGGGGCGGCACCCGGTGCACATCCGGGGCGAGGAGGGCGGGCCATGGTGCAGAAGGCCAAGATCCTCCTGGTCGATGACCGGCCGGAGAATCTGCTGGCGCTGGAGGCCATCCTCTCTGCGCTCGATCAGACGCTGGTGCGGGCATCGTCCGGGGAGGAAGCGCTCAAAGCGCTGCTCACGGACGACTTCGCGGTCATTCTGTTGGACGTCCAGATGCCGGGAATGGACGGTTTCGAAACAGCCGCCCACATCAAGCGGCGAGAACGGACCCGGGACATCCCGATCATCTTCCTCACCGCGATCAACCACGGCCCCCACCACACCTTCCGGGGGTACGCGGCCGGTGCGGTCGACTACATCTCCAAGCCGTTCGACCCGTGGGTGCTGCGGGCGAAGGTCTCGGTGTTCGTCGAGCTGTACATGAAGAACTGCCAGCTCCGGGAGCAGGCGGCGCTGCTGCGGCTCCAGTTGGAGGGTGGCGGCAAGGCCGCGGCCGGCGACGCCAAGGAGCCTGCCGGACTGCTCGCGGAGCTGTCGGCGCGGCTCGCGGCGGTCGAGGAGCAGGCCGAGGCGCTGTCCAAGCAGCTCGACGACGAGTCGGCGGACGCTGCGGCCGTGGCGACCGCGGCTCATCTCGAACGCAAACTCACGGGATTGCGGCGGGCGCTGGACGCCCTGGAGCCGGGTGCCGGCAGCGCATCGTCGGTGCCGTCGCAGAACTGACGTTCAGGCGCGGACCAGTTGCGCATGAGGACGCGTCAGCTCCGCGCCCGTTCCAGGGCGACACGAACGGGTGAAGCAGTGGGCACACGTGTCCGTCGCCGTCTCCACCGGTAACCTCACATCTATGGCCTCACGTCCCTCCGCTGCCAAGAAGCAGCCCGCGAAGAAGGCGGCGGCTCCGGCGAAGAAGGCTGCTGCGAAGAAGGCTCCGGCGAAGAAGGCGCCCGCCAGGAAAGCCGCGGCGAGGAAGTCGGTGCCGCCGCCGAAGCCGGCACCGAACCCCACCGGTGGCATCTACAAGCTTGTGCGCGCCCTCTGGTTGGGCGTCGCTCACGCCGTGGGCGCCGTGTTCCGCGGCATAGGGAACGGCGCCAAGAACCTCGACCCCGCACACCGCAAGGACGGCGTCGCCCTGTTGCTCTTCGGCATCGCACTGATCGTCGCCGCGGGCACCTGGGCCGATCTGCGCGGCCCCGTAGGCGACCTCGTCGAGATCCTGGTGACCGGTGCCTTCGGCCGTCTCGACCTGCTCGTGCCGATACTGCTCGCGGTCATCGCGGTCCGTTTCATCCGCCACCCCGAGCAGCCCGAGGCCAACGGCCGCATCGTGATCGGTCTGTCCGCGCTCGTCATCGGCGTGCTCGGCCAGGTCCACATCGCGTGCGGCGCGCCCGCCCGCAGTGACGGCATGCAGGCCATAAGGGACGCAGGCGGTCTCATCGGCTGGGCTACGGCCACCCCGCTGACGTACACGATGGGCGAGGTGCTCGCCGTACCGCTGCTCGTGCTGCTGACGATCTTCGGTCTGCTCGTCGTCACGGCCACCCCGGTCAACGCCATCCCGCAGCGGCTGCGGCTCCTCGGCGTGAAGCTCGGCATCCTCCACGACCCGGAGGACGACGAGCTCTCGGACGACGAGCAGCGGTACGACGACCAGTGGCGCGAGGCGCTGCCCGCGCGCCCCCGCAGGCGTGGACCGGCCCCGGAGGCGTACGACCCCGACGGTGCCGAGCAGGAGGCGCTCTCCAAGCGTCGCGGCCGCCCCAGGCGCTCCGCGGTGCCGCAGCCGGACATGGGGCGTCAGATGGACGCCGTGGACGTCGCCGCGGCGGCCGCTGCCGCGCTCGACGGTGCGGTCATGCACGGGATGCCGCCCTCGTCGGTCGTCGCCGACCTCACCCAGGGGGTGCGGGTCGGGGATCGCGAGGACTCCACACCGACACCCGTTCCGAGGCCCGTCCCGGCAGCGCGCCCCAAGCAGGAGAAGCTGAAGGGCGAGGTCATGGACCTCACCAAGGCGGCGCCCGAGCAGGTAGACGACCTGCCGCCGCGGGCCGAGCAACTCCAGCTCTCCGGAGACATCACCTACTCCCTGCCTTCGCTCGACCTCCTCACGCGCGGGGGCCCCGGCAAGGCGCGCAGCGCCGCCAACGACGCGGTGGTCGCCTCACTCACGAACGTCTTCTCCGAGTTCAAGGTCGACGCCGCGGTCACCGGCTTCACGCGCGGCCCGACGGTCACGCGCTACGAGGTCGAGCTCGGCCCCGCGGTGAAGGTCGAGCGGATCACGGCGCTGACGAAGAACATCGCGTACGCCGTCGCCAGCCCGGACGTACGGATCATCAGCCCGATCCCAGGCAAGTCCGCGGTCGGCATCGAAATCCCCAACACCGACCGCGAGATGGTCAATCTCGGCGACGTGCTGCGCCTGGCGGCGGCCGCCGAGGACGAGCACCCGATGCTTGTCGCGCTCGGCAAGGACGTCGAGGGCGGCTATGTGATGGCCAACCTCGCGAAGATGCCGCACGTCCTGGTGGCCGGTGCCACCGGTTCCGGTAAGTCGTCGTGCATCAACTGCCTGATCACGTCGATCATGGTCCGCGCGACTCCCGAGGACGTGCGCATGGTCCTCGTCGACCCCAAGAGGGTCGAGCTGACCGCGTACGAGGGCATCCCGCACCTGATCACACCGATCATCACCAACCCGAAGCGGGCCGCCGAGGCGCTCCAGTGGGTCGTACGGGAGATGGACCTGCGGTACGACGACCTGGCGGCGTACGGCTACCGGCACATCGACGACTTCAACGAGGCCGTGCGCAACGGCAAGGTGAAGTCGCCGGAGGGCAGTGAGCGGGAGCTGCAGCCGTACCCGTACCTGCTGGTGATCGTCGACGAGCTCGCCGACCTGATGATGGTCGCCCCGCGCGACGTCGAGGACTCGATCGTGCGCATCACGCAGCTCGCGCGCGCGGCCGGCATCCACCTCGTGCTCGCCACGCAGCGGCCGTCGGTCGACGTGGTGACCGGTCTGATCAAGGCGAACGTGCCCTCGCGGCTCGCCTTCGCCACCTCCTCGCTAGCCGACAGCCGCGTCATCCTCGACCAGCCCGGTGCCGAGAAGCTGATCGGCAAGGGTGACGGGCTGTATCTGCCGATGGGTCAGAACAAGCCCACCCGTATGCAGGGTGCTTTCGTGACCGAGGACGAGGTCGCCTCCGTCGTCCAGCACTGCAAGGACCAGATGGCGCCCGTCTTCCGGGACGACGTCACCGTGGGCACCAAGCAGAAGAAGGAGATCGACGAGGAGATCGGCGACGACCTCGACCTGCTGTGCCAGGCGGCCGAGCTGGTGGTCTCGACACAGTTCGGGTCGACGTCCATGCTCCAGCGCAAGCTGCGCGTGGGCTTCGCCAAGGCAGGCCGGCTCATGGACCTCATGGAGTCCAGGGGCATCGTGGGGCCGAGCGAGGGGTCCAAGGCTCGTGACGTTCTTGTGAAGGCTGACGAGCTGGACGGAGTGCTCGCGGTGATCCGCGGGGAGGCTTGAGAGAGAGCCTGAACGGGCGTGGCGAGCGATGCCCGATCGTGACTCACCCGTAAGGGATCATTGAGCAACCGTTTCCCTTCGGCGTACGTCAAGTTGAGGGAAGCGACAAGCGCACACCCCATCATCGGCGTGTCCGGCCATACCGATGGGCTACAAAGTCCCGCCGCCCGGTTGCCCCACCCATTTGTACCCCCCATAGACTGAACCTCCAGCACAGGTGGCTTAACGCTCGAAAGGCGCCCCCGTGTCCATCGGCAACTCCCCTGA
Coding sequences:
- a CDS encoding two-component system response regulator, whose product is MVQKAKILLVDDRPENLLALEAILSALDQTLVRASSGEEALKALLTDDFAVILLDVQMPGMDGFETAAHIKRRERTRDIPIIFLTAINHGPHHTFRGYAAGAVDYISKPFDPWVLRAKVSVFVELYMKNCQLREQAALLRLQLEGGGKAAAGDAKEPAGLLAELSARLAAVEEQAEALSKQLDDESADAAAVATAAHLERKLTGLRRALDALEPGAGSASSVPSQN
- a CDS encoding DNA translocase FtsK, encoding MASRPSAAKKQPAKKAAAPAKKAAAKKAPAKKAPARKAAARKSVPPPKPAPNPTGGIYKLVRALWLGVAHAVGAVFRGIGNGAKNLDPAHRKDGVALLLFGIALIVAAGTWADLRGPVGDLVEILVTGAFGRLDLLVPILLAVIAVRFIRHPEQPEANGRIVIGLSALVIGVLGQVHIACGAPARSDGMQAIRDAGGLIGWATATPLTYTMGEVLAVPLLVLLTIFGLLVVTATPVNAIPQRLRLLGVKLGILHDPEDDELSDDEQRYDDQWREALPARPRRRGPAPEAYDPDGAEQEALSKRRGRPRRSAVPQPDMGRQMDAVDVAAAAAAALDGAVMHGMPPSSVVADLTQGVRVGDREDSTPTPVPRPVPAARPKQEKLKGEVMDLTKAAPEQVDDLPPRAEQLQLSGDITYSLPSLDLLTRGGPGKARSAANDAVVASLTNVFSEFKVDAAVTGFTRGPTVTRYEVELGPAVKVERITALTKNIAYAVASPDVRIISPIPGKSAVGIEIPNTDREMVNLGDVLRLAAAAEDEHPMLVALGKDVEGGYVMANLAKMPHVLVAGATGSGKSSCINCLITSIMVRATPEDVRMVLVDPKRVELTAYEGIPHLITPIITNPKRAAEALQWVVREMDLRYDDLAAYGYRHIDDFNEAVRNGKVKSPEGSERELQPYPYLLVIVDELADLMMVAPRDVEDSIVRITQLARAAGIHLVLATQRPSVDVVTGLIKANVPSRLAFATSSLADSRVILDQPGAEKLIGKGDGLYLPMGQNKPTRMQGAFVTEDEVASVVQHCKDQMAPVFRDDVTVGTKQKKEIDEEIGDDLDLLCQAAELVVSTQFGSTSMLQRKLRVGFAKAGRLMDLMESRGIVGPSEGSKARDVLVKADELDGVLAVIRGEA